From Alcaligenes faecalis, the proteins below share one genomic window:
- a CDS encoding efflux transporter outer membrane subunit, producing MTPQLSNRLAPVARALRLVIPSLILSGCAVGLDTSIPTAPSLVDTNWNSQFAQTTEQRENWWTLLQDPQLDALIAKALDHNLDIAQAQARWRASRALIDERQHDRLPAVTAHASYNRSGSQFAAPDGSIDHGISENWRLGMQATWEIDLFGRLEQLARSAQARSEASADQLDLTRQAIAAELARQYVQAQGLQRRLALAEDDVRSWEHTIKLVQAGVSLGRELPENLDNAQAGLERAKTLVPQLRSDLELARLRIQVLSGGQAKIIDTPLPSSKAPLAASLPLGDVNAMLFNRPDVRAARQEILASSHEVAAATAELYPRLDLAGFIGFFALRGSDLGHAARAFDVSPAMQWPALRLGHARARLRGMEAVADESRLHYQQVLLQAQEEIQGSLQRLTQHQESLLSLTRAASHLENAHERALTRYEVGAGAYQQVLENQRSLNQTRQELAIAETGSYLNVIALYQALGWGIATPSSPE from the coding sequence ATGACGCCACAACTATCAAACAGGCTAGCGCCTGTGGCGCGTGCTCTGCGACTGGTGATCCCCAGCCTGATCCTGAGCGGTTGTGCGGTGGGTCTGGACACCTCCATTCCCACCGCCCCAAGCTTGGTCGACACCAACTGGAACAGTCAGTTCGCTCAAACCACCGAGCAACGCGAAAACTGGTGGACCTTGCTGCAAGACCCGCAACTGGACGCCCTGATTGCCAAGGCCCTGGATCACAACCTGGATATTGCCCAGGCACAGGCCCGCTGGCGGGCCTCCCGTGCCCTGATCGACGAGCGCCAGCACGACCGCCTGCCGGCCGTCACGGCCCACGCCAGCTACAACCGTAGCGGTTCACAGTTTGCCGCGCCCGATGGCTCCATTGACCATGGCATCAGCGAAAACTGGCGCCTGGGCATGCAGGCCACGTGGGAGATTGATCTGTTCGGTCGTCTGGAACAGTTGGCCCGTTCTGCCCAGGCTCGCAGCGAAGCCAGTGCAGACCAACTGGATCTGACTCGCCAGGCTATCGCGGCTGAACTGGCACGTCAGTACGTACAAGCCCAGGGTTTGCAACGGCGACTGGCGCTGGCTGAGGACGACGTACGCAGTTGGGAACATACGATCAAGCTGGTGCAGGCTGGTGTGTCGCTGGGCCGGGAACTGCCGGAGAATCTGGACAATGCCCAGGCTGGTCTGGAACGAGCCAAAACCCTGGTGCCTCAACTGCGCAGCGATCTGGAACTGGCTCGTTTGCGCATCCAGGTGCTCAGCGGCGGACAAGCCAAGATCATTGATACACCGCTGCCTAGCTCCAAAGCTCCTTTAGCGGCGTCCCTGCCTTTGGGCGATGTCAACGCCATGCTGTTCAACCGGCCTGACGTACGTGCCGCTCGACAGGAAATCCTGGCCAGTTCGCACGAAGTGGCCGCCGCCACCGCCGAGCTGTACCCCCGTCTGGATCTGGCTGGCTTTATCGGCTTCTTTGCTCTGCGGGGTAGCGACCTGGGCCATGCTGCCCGCGCCTTCGATGTATCACCCGCCATGCAATGGCCTGCCCTGCGCCTGGGTCATGCCAGAGCGCGCTTGCGTGGCATGGAAGCCGTGGCTGATGAATCACGCCTGCACTATCAACAAGTGCTGCTGCAAGCTCAGGAAGAAATTCAGGGCTCTTTGCAAAGGCTGACTCAACATCAGGAGAGCCTGCTTAGCCTGACTCGAGCGGCGTCACACCTGGAAAATGCCCATGAGCGTGCCTTGACGCGTTATGAAGTGGGGGCTGGAGCCTATCAGCAAGTGCTGGAAAATCAGCGCAGCCTGAACCAGACCCGACAAGAGCTGGCGATTGCCGAAACCGGCTCGTACCTGAATGTGATTGCCTTGTATCAGGCCTTGGGTTGGGGAATAGCGACGCCAAGCAGCCCTGAGTAA
- a CDS encoding lipocalin-like domain-containing protein, producing MAHTLRSKLIGVWQLKSFEFVPEDGSPSYPGLGPNPIGQLIYTETGYMGAQLGSSTRTVQDSCQSLLDTYLAYAGTFEVDEATQCVTHFVDMSLYPDWVGVPQLRLARFIQDALELSTRDPVVVAGKLGVGTLLWHRAEPV from the coding sequence ATGGCCCATACCTTACGTAGCAAGCTGATCGGTGTCTGGCAACTGAAGTCCTTTGAATTTGTCCCGGAGGATGGTTCACCCAGCTATCCGGGGCTGGGGCCCAACCCCATTGGTCAGCTGATTTACACAGAAACAGGTTATATGGGAGCACAACTGGGCAGCAGCACCAGAACGGTACAGGACAGCTGTCAGTCCCTACTGGATACGTATCTGGCCTATGCAGGTACGTTTGAAGTAGACGAGGCGACCCAATGCGTCACCCACTTTGTTGATATGTCTCTGTATCCCGATTGGGTAGGCGTTCCCCAGCTACGCCTGGCACGCTTTATCCAAGACGCGCTGGAACTGTCTACCCGTGATCCCGTCGTGGTGGCGGGCAAGCTGGGCGTGGGCACCTTGTTGTGGCACCGCGCCGAGCCCGTCTAA
- a CDS encoding c-type cytochrome: MSRPVQSRQSENADPHEQYNPVPRVVILVILALLAWAVYYIVSAQPNSSPRLGDQRPLAVLAPAPGSASADGKQLYANACMACHQASGQGLPGVFPPLADSEWVKGESKVLAQLVLHGINGPITVKGQQYQGAMPAFAEQFSDAELAAVFNFIRHEWGNEAEAVTPELVAEARAASADRSQPWQGEKELQDWIAAQ; this comes from the coding sequence ATGAGTCGCCCTGTGCAAAGTCGTCAAAGCGAGAATGCGGATCCTCACGAGCAATACAACCCGGTTCCGCGAGTGGTGATTTTGGTGATTTTGGCCTTGCTGGCCTGGGCGGTGTATTACATCGTCTCCGCCCAGCCCAACAGCTCGCCGCGCTTAGGGGATCAGCGTCCTTTGGCGGTTCTGGCTCCTGCCCCTGGCAGTGCGTCTGCGGATGGCAAGCAGCTATATGCCAATGCCTGTATGGCGTGCCACCAGGCAAGCGGGCAAGGTTTGCCGGGGGTGTTTCCGCCTTTGGCTGACTCTGAATGGGTGAAGGGCGAATCCAAAGTGTTAGCTCAGTTGGTGCTGCATGGCATTAACGGGCCTATCACGGTGAAAGGGCAGCAATATCAGGGAGCGATGCCTGCTTTTGCGGAGCAGTTCAGTGATGCGGAGCTAGCTGCCGTGTTTAATTTCATTCGCCATGAGTGGGGGAATGAGGCCGAGGCGGTCACTCCCGAACTGGTTGCCGAGGCGCGTGCGGCTAGTGCTGATCGAAGCCAACCCTGGCAAGGGGAGAAGGAATTGCAGGACTGGATTGCGGCGCAGTGA
- a CDS encoding DMT family transporter, which produces MISSSRAQGGAIALFVLLWGSAGIFTRIGLDHGSVMAMLILRFAIALPMVIMLGHFNGGWLPPKGQRLLPAISGLLMIGLYSFFYFETLAQGITPGLLATILGVQPILTLALTERRFSLTRVAGFALSLTGLILVVYQSLIVSRLSVMGLVFAIAALLSITVGTIVQKRQPVGALQGMPLQYSLSLVLFILVSLGLGQEIRWENTLGFWGPVVWLGLVISVLAQLLLYRMIRSGNLVNVTSLFYLVPVVTAGLDFLILGNTLAARAGLGLVAILAGLWLTLRKKAA; this is translated from the coding sequence ATGATTTCTTCTTCTCGCGCCCAAGGGGGTGCTATTGCCCTGTTCGTGCTGCTTTGGGGCAGCGCGGGTATTTTCACTCGTATCGGTTTGGATCATGGCTCGGTTATGGCCATGCTGATTCTGCGTTTTGCCATTGCCCTGCCTATGGTGATTATGCTGGGGCACTTCAATGGCGGCTGGCTACCGCCCAAAGGGCAACGTCTGCTGCCGGCTATCAGCGGTTTGCTGATGATCGGGCTGTATTCGTTTTTCTATTTTGAAACTCTGGCCCAAGGGATCACGCCTGGTCTGCTGGCCACGATTCTGGGGGTACAGCCAATTCTGACTTTGGCTTTGACCGAGCGGCGTTTTTCCCTAACCCGTGTGGCCGGTTTTGCACTATCGCTGACAGGACTGATTCTGGTGGTGTATCAAAGCCTGATCGTCAGCCGCTTGTCCGTAATGGGTCTGGTGTTTGCGATTGCTGCTTTGTTAAGCATTACCGTCGGGACGATTGTTCAAAAGCGTCAGCCTGTGGGGGCGTTGCAGGGCATGCCCTTGCAATACTCCTTGTCTCTGGTCTTGTTTATTCTGGTGTCCCTGGGTTTGGGACAGGAAATCCGCTGGGAGAACACGCTGGGCTTTTGGGGACCGGTGGTGTGGCTTGGCCTGGTGATTTCCGTGCTGGCCCAGTTGCTGCTGTATCGCATGATTCGCAGCGGGAATCTGGTCAATGTCACTAGCCTGTTTTATCTGGTTCCTGTGGTGACAGCCGGGCTGGATTTCCTGATTCTAGGGAATACCTTGGCGGCTCGCGCGGGGTTGGGACTGGTGGCTATCTTGGCTGGTCTGTGGCTGACACTACGGAAGAAAGCGGCGTAA
- a CDS encoding cbb3-type cytochrome c oxidase subunit I, which translates to MNPTALLLAAFILSIAGLFAFIWSLRKGLFDADVSGARTIFHKGEIGQPEEPSAGDAQRQALSLAAAGHVAENHGQQTSAVEMEAREQADRSSSMPAFLLIVCAVVWLVVASFAGLISSLKLHWPEFLGDVSWLSFGRLRTIHLNGVAYGWAPMGLLGLTIWMLPRLLQTPLLGGRLVMVGGLVWNAALVAGMGALAIGLNAGLEWLEIPWQIGVLFAFGGMMIGMPLALMLSQRKVKHLYVSVWYIGAALFWFPILYLVAKVPGVHFGVEQATMNWWFGHNVLGLFYTPMSIAAIYYFLPKVIGRPVRSYNLSLLGFWTLAFFYGQVGAHHLIGGPIPEWLITLSIVQSVMMVIPVLAFSANQHLTLKGHFSALRHSPVLRFIVFGAMMYTVASLQGSAEALRSLNSITHFTHFTVAHAHLGMYGFVTMVIFGGVYFALPRILNTAWPRPALISWHFWLVVAGFAVYMITLSIGGVLQGLALLDPARGFMESVAVTMPWLQGRSIGGAMMTLGHLVFALHVLLMIVKSGAFALTESRSAAVRRTAELEV; encoded by the coding sequence ATGAACCCGACGGCGCTTTTGCTTGCCGCATTCATCCTGTCGATTGCCGGGCTTTTTGCCTTTATCTGGTCCCTGCGCAAGGGCCTGTTCGATGCTGACGTCAGTGGTGCACGCACTATTTTTCACAAGGGCGAAATCGGCCAGCCCGAAGAGCCTTCTGCCGGTGATGCCCAACGGCAAGCTCTGAGTCTGGCTGCTGCCGGTCACGTGGCAGAAAACCATGGTCAGCAGACCAGTGCCGTAGAAATGGAGGCGCGCGAGCAGGCTGACCGTTCCAGCTCCATGCCTGCTTTTTTGTTGATTGTCTGTGCGGTGGTCTGGCTGGTTGTAGCCTCGTTTGCAGGCTTGATCAGCTCCTTGAAATTGCACTGGCCCGAGTTTCTGGGGGATGTGTCCTGGTTGAGCTTCGGCCGTCTGCGCACGATTCACCTGAACGGTGTGGCGTATGGCTGGGCCCCTATGGGCTTGTTGGGTCTGACGATCTGGATGTTGCCGCGCTTGTTGCAAACCCCTTTGTTGGGTGGCCGTTTGGTGATGGTGGGCGGTCTGGTCTGGAACGCAGCGCTGGTTGCGGGGATGGGTGCTTTGGCCATCGGCTTGAACGCCGGTCTGGAGTGGCTGGAAATCCCCTGGCAAATCGGTGTGCTGTTCGCCTTTGGCGGCATGATGATCGGCATGCCGCTGGCTTTGATGCTCTCGCAACGCAAGGTCAAGCACCTGTATGTGTCGGTTTGGTACATCGGCGCGGCGCTGTTCTGGTTCCCGATTCTGTATCTGGTAGCCAAGGTTCCTGGCGTGCACTTCGGGGTGGAGCAAGCCACCATGAACTGGTGGTTCGGGCATAACGTACTGGGCCTGTTCTACACCCCCATGTCGATTGCCGCCATTTACTACTTCTTGCCCAAAGTCATCGGGCGGCCCGTGCGCTCCTACAACTTGTCGCTGCTGGGTTTCTGGACCTTGGCCTTCTTCTACGGACAGGTCGGTGCGCACCATTTGATTGGTGGCCCTATTCCCGAGTGGCTGATTACCTTGTCCATCGTGCAAAGCGTGATGATGGTGATTCCGGTGCTGGCCTTCTCGGCCAACCAGCACTTGACCTTGAAAGGTCATTTCAGTGCGCTGCGTCACTCGCCGGTTCTGCGTTTCATTGTCTTTGGCGCCATGATGTACACCGTCGCGTCCCTGCAAGGCTCTGCTGAAGCGCTGCGTTCGCTGAACTCCATTACTCATTTCACGCATTTCACCGTGGCTCACGCTCATCTGGGCATGTACGGCTTTGTGACCATGGTGATCTTTGGTGGCGTGTACTTTGCCTTGCCACGCATTCTGAACACCGCCTGGCCTCGTCCCGCCTTGATCTCCTGGCACTTCTGGTTGGTAGTGGCTGGCTTTGCTGTCTACATGATTACGCTCAGCATTGGTGGCGTGTTGCAAGGTTTGGCCCTGCTGGATCCTGCTCGTGGCTTTATGGAGTCGGTGGCGGTCACCATGCCGTGGCTGCAAGGTCGTTCCATTGGTGGCGCCATGATGACGCTGGGCCATCTGGTTTTTGCCCTGCACGTGTTGCTGATGATTGTGAAGTCGGGTGCGTTTGCCTTGACCGAGTCCCGCTCGGCTGCTGTGCGCCGTACCGCTGAGCTGGAGGTTTAA
- a CDS encoding transporter substrate-binding domain-containing protein, with product MAHNEPVRVGVLYSATGMTSTIGQSQWQGTKLAIEEINEAGGLLGRELVAVCYDPASRPACYAEQAERLIVQDRVNVIFGCYMSSSRKAVIPIVEKWNKLLFYPTLYEGFEFSGNVIYTGAAPNQNSVQLAHFMTSNFGARVYMIGSDYIYPYESNRIMRELVMQHPDSQVLGEHYLPLDASESDYSRIMEDIRQKQPDFIFSTVVGDSTANLYRAYANAGFNPQTMPIASLTTSEAEVAQMGADIACGHFTAAPYFQSIESEVNARCLASLRKRFGADCHPNLCWEAAYSQMHLFANAYRQSASDAIGDLLPYLLGSELDAPQGRIKIDPNNHHTWLYPRIGRINADGEFAIVRQATRPVSPDPYLVTHSLGDWTAKLDTLET from the coding sequence TTGGCTCACAACGAACCCGTACGCGTCGGCGTTCTTTATTCTGCAACCGGCATGACCTCTACCATTGGTCAGTCGCAGTGGCAGGGCACCAAGCTGGCGATTGAGGAAATCAACGAGGCCGGTGGCCTGCTCGGGCGCGAGCTGGTGGCGGTGTGCTATGACCCGGCGTCCAGGCCCGCTTGCTACGCTGAACAGGCCGAGCGGCTGATTGTGCAGGACCGCGTCAATGTGATCTTTGGCTGCTATATGTCCAGCAGCCGCAAGGCGGTGATCCCGATTGTGGAGAAGTGGAACAAGCTGCTGTTCTACCCCACCTTGTACGAGGGCTTCGAGTTTTCGGGCAATGTGATCTATACCGGTGCTGCCCCCAATCAGAACAGTGTGCAGCTGGCCCATTTCATGACCAGTAATTTTGGCGCGCGGGTCTATATGATTGGCTCGGACTATATCTACCCCTACGAGTCCAACCGCATCATGCGCGAGCTGGTCATGCAGCATCCTGATAGCCAAGTGCTGGGCGAGCACTATCTGCCTCTGGACGCCAGCGAGAGCGATTACAGCCGGATCATGGAAGATATACGCCAGAAGCAGCCGGACTTTATCTTCTCCACCGTGGTGGGGGACTCCACCGCCAATCTGTATCGAGCCTATGCCAATGCGGGCTTTAATCCGCAGACCATGCCTATTGCCAGCCTGACCACCTCCGAGGCCGAGGTCGCGCAGATGGGGGCCGATATTGCCTGTGGGCACTTCACCGCTGCACCGTATTTTCAATCTATCGAGTCAGAGGTCAATGCGCGTTGCCTGGCCAGTTTGCGCAAGCGTTTTGGGGCCGACTGCCACCCTAATCTGTGTTGGGAAGCGGCCTATTCACAGATGCATTTGTTCGCCAATGCGTATCGGCAGTCCGCCAGTGATGCGATCGGGGATTTGCTGCCCTACCTGCTAGGCAGTGAACTGGACGCGCCCCAGGGGCGGATCAAGATCGATCCCAATAATCACCACACTTGGCTTTATCCTCGGATTGGCCGCATCAATGCCGACGGCGAATTTGCGATTGTGCGCCAGGCAACGCGCCCGGTCTCGCCCGACCCGTATCTGGTCACCCATTCCTTGGGTGACTGGACTGCCAAGCTGGATACTTTGGAGACATAA
- a CDS encoding PLP-dependent aminotransferase family protein encodes MKLYETLAKELAQAILDGTVAAGERMPSVRQLMDKHKISASTIFQAYYRLEAQGLIKARPRSGYYVCSSLAPHTLEADTASQPPLQATSVNNSDLIMAILQSSSERSVAPLGSAFPSPLLFPLERLGRFLSASLKQQDPWASVDDLTQGHAPLRRQIALRYLAQGMAINANDIVITNGALEALNLCLAAVTQPGDIVLVESPTFYAALQSLERMKLQALEVPTHPREGIDLEALEQAIKQHAPKACWLMTNFQNPLGSLMPDAKKSQLVGLLARYEIPLIEDDVYGELYFDTERPRPAKAFDRQGLVMHCSSFSKTLAPGYRIGWAVPGRYLREVAQAKLTTTLTSPVPTQLALASYLEKGAYDQHLRRLRTQLKNQYGQFSKALGRHFPAGTRATRPEGGYFLWVELEKSVQTLELHRQALSQGISLAPGTIFSTTQNYSHCLRLNFGHPWTEHSEQALEILGNLCRPLLLKK; translated from the coding sequence ATGAAACTATACGAGACTCTGGCCAAGGAACTGGCCCAGGCCATTCTGGATGGCACCGTCGCTGCGGGCGAGCGCATGCCCTCCGTGCGTCAATTGATGGATAAGCACAAGATCAGTGCCTCGACGATTTTCCAGGCGTATTACCGACTGGAAGCACAAGGCCTGATCAAGGCTCGACCGCGTTCAGGCTATTACGTGTGCTCCAGTCTGGCTCCTCATACGCTGGAAGCAGACACAGCCTCCCAGCCACCTCTGCAAGCCACCAGCGTCAACAACAGCGACCTGATCATGGCGATCCTGCAGTCCAGCTCCGAGCGTTCCGTTGCACCGCTGGGATCGGCCTTTCCCAGCCCACTGCTCTTTCCTCTGGAGCGGCTGGGCCGATTTTTATCAGCCAGTCTGAAACAACAGGATCCTTGGGCCAGCGTGGATGACCTGACCCAAGGCCACGCCCCCTTGCGCCGCCAGATTGCCTTGCGTTATCTGGCTCAGGGCATGGCGATCAATGCCAACGATATTGTGATTACCAACGGAGCTCTGGAAGCACTGAACCTATGTCTTGCCGCGGTCACTCAGCCAGGTGACATTGTGTTGGTGGAGTCGCCCACCTTTTATGCCGCCCTGCAGTCGCTGGAACGCATGAAGCTGCAGGCTCTTGAAGTGCCCACCCACCCGCGCGAAGGCATTGATCTGGAAGCGCTGGAGCAAGCCATCAAGCAGCACGCCCCCAAAGCCTGCTGGCTGATGACCAATTTCCAGAATCCACTGGGCAGCCTGATGCCCGACGCAAAAAAATCCCAATTGGTCGGGTTGCTGGCCCGCTATGAAATCCCCTTGATCGAGGACGATGTTTACGGCGAGCTGTACTTCGACACAGAACGCCCCCGCCCCGCCAAGGCCTTTGACCGCCAGGGCCTGGTGATGCACTGCTCTTCTTTCTCCAAAACCCTGGCACCCGGCTATCGCATCGGCTGGGCTGTGCCGGGACGCTATTTACGCGAAGTCGCCCAGGCCAAACTGACCACCACCCTGACTTCCCCCGTCCCTACTCAACTAGCCCTGGCAAGCTACCTGGAAAAAGGCGCGTATGACCAGCACCTGCGCCGTTTACGTACCCAGTTAAAAAACCAGTATGGACAATTCTCCAAAGCCCTGGGACGCCACTTCCCCGCAGGCACACGGGCGACCCGCCCCGAAGGTGGCTACTTCTTGTGGGTAGAGCTGGAAAAAAGCGTGCAAACCCTGGAATTGCATCGCCAGGCCCTGTCTCAAGGCATCAGTCTGGCGCCCGGTACCATCTTCTCAACCACCCAGAACTACAGCCATTGTCTGCGCCTTAACTTTGGTCATCCCTGGACGGAACACAGTGAGCAGGCCCTGGAAATTCTGGGCAATTTATGCCGACCATTGCTGCTTAAAAAGTAA
- a CDS encoding cbb3-type cytochrome c oxidase subunit II: MENELKLIIGSMVTLSLATAAMIVVPFLQLKDEPAPEGLSPYTSQEIRGRAVYRGNGCITCHTQQPSTTGAGVADASRGWGRASVAGDYHYDDPPLLGTMRTGPDLFNIGVRQPSQDWHLGHLYDPRAYSPGSNMPPYRFLFEAKNPDQVQPDERVVSLPPGVAPEGKVLVARPEALDLVVYLQSLKHVYPILSADAVGGEE; this comes from the coding sequence ATGGAAAACGAACTGAAGTTGATTATCGGGTCCATGGTGACCTTGTCCCTGGCAACGGCGGCCATGATTGTGGTGCCGTTTCTGCAGCTGAAAGACGAGCCTGCCCCGGAAGGTTTGTCGCCTTATACCAGTCAGGAAATACGGGGTCGGGCGGTGTATCGGGGCAATGGCTGCATTACTTGTCACACGCAGCAGCCCAGCACGACGGGCGCGGGTGTGGCCGATGCCAGCCGTGGTTGGGGGCGTGCTTCGGTCGCGGGGGATTATCACTACGACGATCCGCCTTTGCTGGGCACCATGCGCACGGGGCCTGATCTGTTCAATATTGGTGTGCGTCAGCCTAGTCAGGATTGGCATTTGGGGCACTTGTATGATCCGCGTGCTTACTCGCCGGGCAGCAATATGCCTCCCTATCGTTTTCTGTTTGAAGCCAAAAACCCGGATCAGGTACAGCCTGATGAGCGCGTCGTGAGTCTGCCGCCGGGTGTGGCACCGGAGGGCAAGGTGTTGGTAGCCCGTCCAGAGGCCTTGGATCTGGTGGTGTATTTGCAGTCACTCAAGCATGTGTATCCGATCTTGAGTGCGGATGCAGTGGGAGGTGAGGAATGA
- a CDS encoding ANTAR domain-containing response regulator translates to MANSSSYGDEPANKPLRARNRFPHATSPQLKELRQLTMVVMHPDDSDGRLLTQQLQRIGCSVQTIWPPTQNLPSGTDLVFLAVQPDLLHLRLDWVCEEDAPTVIAVVNYENPTIVSAVLDLNIQAILPAPIRSFGLLSTVVLARKYHKELRQQRRLISKLQTKLMGQRHVAQAKTILMRTHQVSEDQAYDLIREQAMNKRSTIEDISIAIVNASEVLSLGQKGSSLLGN, encoded by the coding sequence GTGGCCAACTCCTCTTCCTACGGTGATGAGCCGGCAAACAAGCCCTTGCGAGCGCGGAATCGTTTTCCGCATGCCACCTCGCCGCAGCTCAAGGAACTGCGGCAATTGACGATGGTGGTCATGCATCCGGACGATAGCGATGGCCGCTTGCTGACCCAGCAACTGCAGCGTATCGGGTGTTCGGTCCAGACGATCTGGCCGCCCACGCAAAACCTGCCTTCAGGAACGGATTTGGTGTTTCTGGCTGTGCAGCCTGATCTTTTGCACCTGCGCCTGGATTGGGTCTGCGAGGAGGATGCCCCCACAGTGATTGCCGTGGTCAATTATGAAAACCCCACGATAGTTTCCGCTGTGCTGGATTTGAATATTCAGGCGATCCTGCCTGCACCGATTCGTTCTTTTGGTTTGTTGTCCACGGTGGTACTGGCACGCAAATACCATAAGGAACTACGCCAGCAGCGTCGCCTGATCAGCAAGCTGCAGACCAAGCTGATGGGGCAGCGGCATGTGGCTCAGGCCAAGACGATCTTGATGCGTACCCATCAGGTGTCGGAGGATCAGGCCTATGATCTGATCCGCGAGCAGGCCATGAACAAACGCAGCACAATTGAAGATATTTCGATTGCCATTGTGAACGCCAGTGAGGTGCTGTCCCTGGGGCAGAAAGGCTCATCCTTGCTGGGGAACTAG
- a CDS encoding AmiS/UreI family transporter: MLGVALFFIGAVLIVNGVGLTGRIESRDLAPFNLLVGLLALFINLLGLQRGEQMADYFAVAGGLLFAFTYLYLAVVQWYGLKGAGFGWYCLFVAISALAFAGSASDPRLITMWLLWSSLWFLFFLALGLGRSLRILPAYTVLVGALTCWLPGTLIMMDAW; the protein is encoded by the coding sequence ATGTTGGGTGTTGCGCTTTTCTTTATTGGGGCTGTGCTGATTGTGAATGGTGTGGGTTTGACTGGACGTATTGAAAGTCGGGACCTGGCCCCCTTTAACTTGCTGGTGGGGCTGTTGGCCCTGTTCATCAATTTGCTGGGCTTGCAGCGCGGCGAGCAAATGGCAGATTACTTTGCCGTCGCCGGTGGATTGCTGTTCGCCTTTACCTATCTGTATCTGGCTGTGGTGCAGTGGTATGGGCTGAAAGGAGCGGGCTTTGGCTGGTATTGCCTGTTTGTTGCCATCAGTGCCTTGGCCTTTGCCGGGTCTGCCAGCGATCCACGTTTGATCACCATGTGGCTCTTATGGTCCAGCCTGTGGTTTCTGTTTTTCCTGGCCTTGGGACTGGGACGGTCCTTGCGTATCTTGCCTGCGTATACCGTCTTGGTCGGGGCCTTGACCTGCTGGTTGCCCGGCACCCTGATCATGATGGATGCCTGGTAG
- a CDS encoding LysR family transcriptional regulator: MQFKGLLQVSDFDLRLLRVFRTVAQVGSFSAAEGVLGITRSAISLHMSDLEKRLGGIRLCQRGRAGFALTEEGRQVLRASETLMAAVENFRSEVNQLHSSLRGDLNIGLMNSLISQPHMHITSALRALRQNSEAVRVHISMSTPGEIERGLLDGRLHMGVLPETNSLSGLEYRTLYAEPYFLYCSWEHPLFEAAQTGTVSQDTLCRAAAIAPAYRMSPEAIGQHQDLNCVATASDREGIAFLILTGEYIGFLPEHVAARWVEKGQMIAVDPQQRQFTIPLSLAMRKDRRAHAIVDYFLGLLDSAAQN, translated from the coding sequence ATGCAATTCAAGGGACTTTTGCAGGTTTCCGATTTTGATTTGCGTCTGCTGCGTGTGTTCAGAACGGTGGCGCAAGTGGGCAGCTTTTCGGCCGCGGAAGGCGTGTTGGGCATTACGCGCTCGGCCATCAGCCTGCATATGAGCGATCTGGAAAAACGCCTGGGTGGAATCCGGCTGTGCCAGCGTGGCCGGGCTGGCTTTGCCTTGACCGAGGAAGGGCGGCAGGTGTTACGGGCCAGTGAAACCTTGATGGCCGCGGTGGAGAATTTTCGCAGTGAAGTGAACCAGCTGCATTCCAGCTTGCGAGGGGACTTGAATATAGGCTTGATGAATAGTCTGATCTCGCAGCCTCATATGCATATCACGTCGGCCCTGCGTGCCTTGCGGCAAAACAGCGAGGCGGTGCGGGTGCATATCAGCATGAGTACGCCCGGCGAAATTGAGCGTGGTTTATTGGACGGCCGCTTGCACATGGGCGTGCTGCCTGAAACCAATTCGCTTAGCGGGCTGGAGTATCGCACGCTCTACGCGGAGCCTTATTTTTTATATTGCTCCTGGGAGCATCCTTTGTTTGAAGCGGCGCAAACAGGCACGGTGTCTCAGGACACCTTGTGCCGGGCTGCGGCCATTGCACCTGCCTATCGCATGAGCCCCGAGGCGATTGGCCAGCACCAGGATTTGAATTGCGTTGCTACCGCCAGTGATCGGGAAGGGATCGCCTTTTTGATTTTGACGGGGGAGTACATCGGCTTTTTGCCCGAGCACGTGGCGGCTCGTTGGGTGGAAAAGGGCCAGATGATTGCGGTGGACCCGCAGCAACGCCAGTTCACGATTCCTCTGTCCTTGGCCATGCGCAAGGACAGGCGCGCTCATGCGATTGTGGATTATTTTCTGGGCCTGCTCGATAGCGCGGCTCAGAATTGA